In Streptomyces sp. NBC_00341, the DNA window ACGGGGGGCCCACGTAATGGTCTGCCCGGAGAGGCAGTTCGGCTGCCCCTGCGGTCCGTCGGGAGTTCGGGGGCCGAACCGGTCCGGTGCGTTCAGCCCCGTCCCGCCAGCCGGTCCGCGATCTTCGCGATCGGGTCGGTGCCGGTGCGCGGCGAGGTGAGTTCGCGGCGGTCGGCGGCGCGGTAGGCGGCGTACATGCTGTGGACGCCGAGCCAGCGCAGGGGTTCCGGTTCCCAGCGGCGGACCTTGTGGTTGGCCCAGGGCAGGGCGGTCAGTTCGGTGGGGCCGCCCTGCCCGGAGTCCTGCTGGATCAGGTCGCGCAGGGTGCGGGCGGCGAGGTTGGTGGTGGCGACGCCGGAGCCGACGTAGCCGCCCGCCCAGCCCAGGCCGGTGGAGCGGTCCAGGGTGACGGTGGCGCACCAGTCGCGCGGGACGCCGAGCACTCCGGACCAGGCGTGCGCGATGCGGGTCCCCGCGGTGGTGGGGAAGAGGCGGACGAGCAGGTCGCGCAGGGCCTCGATGGTGGCGGGCTGGGTGCGTCCGTCGTTGTCGGTGGCCGAGCCGTAGCGGTACGGGACGCCCCGGCCGCCCAGGGCGATGCGGTCGTCGGCGGTGCGCTGGGCGTACAGGTAGGCGTGGGCCATGTCGCCGAGGGTTTCGCGGCCGTTCCAGCCGATGGTCTCCCAGAGGGATTCGGGCAGCGGCTCGGTGACGATCATGGAGGAGTTCATCGGGAGCCAGGTGCGCTTCTCGCCCTTGATGCCCGACGTGAAGCCCTCGGTGCAGCGCAGGATGTACGGGGCGCGGACCGTGCCGTAGGGGGTGACGGCGTGTTTGGGCTTGATCTCGGTGACGGGGGTCGACTCGTGGATCGTGACGCCGAGGGCCTCCACGACGTCCGCGAGGCCCTTGACCAGTTTGGCGGGGTGCAGGCGGGCGCCGTGCGGGGTCCAGCTGGAGCCGATGGCTCCGGTGACGCGGACGCGCTCTGCGGTCTCGCGGGCGCCGTGCAGGGTGCGGTCGGTCTCGCCGAAGGCGATCTCCACGGAGTGGAAGTCCTTCAGCCGGGCGAGCTGCGCCGGGGTGCAGGCCACTTCGAGGACGCCGCCCCGGTGGATGTCCGCGTCGATCTTCTCCTCGTCCGCGACGCGGATGACCTCGGCGACGGTGTCGTTCATCGACTTCTGCAGCCGGACGGCCGCTTCGTGGCCGTGCAGCTTCGCGTAGCGGTCGCGGCCGGCGACGCCGTTGTAGAGCCAGCCGCCGTTGCGGCCGGAGGCGCCGTAGCCGCAGAACTTGGCTTCCAGGACGGTGATGTTGAGGAAGGGGACGGCCTTCTTGAGGTAGTACGCCGTCCAGAGGCCGGTGTATCCGCCGCCGATGATGCAGATGTCGGCGGCGGCGTCGCCGGGCAGGGGTTCGCGGGGGAGGGGGGTGCCCTGGTCCGCGTACCAGAAGGATATGCCGCCGTTGGCTGTACTGACGGTGCTCATGTGGCCCCTGCTGTCCGTGTGACTGGCGCCGGTGGTGTGGCCGGCTGTGGAGTGCGGTGTTCTGCGTGGCTGGACGTTGATGTTCTGCGTGGCTGGACGTTACTGGGCGGGGGCCCGTTTCGTCTCGTGGTGGCGGCGGGTCAGCGGGTAGCAGGCGAGGCCGATGAGCGCGGCGGTGAAGTGGCCGACGTCGGTGAAGGTGGCGCCGGTGACGAGCGGGACGCCGTAGATGACGAGGACGGCGAAGAGATACACGTACCGCCAGGGGCGCGGGATGTAGTAGGTGAGGACGGTGACGACGCCGGCGAGGGCGTAACTGACCCCGACGTCCAGGGTGTTCGCGGCGGTCCCGGGCGCGTGGCCGTGCCGGATGGCCCAGGCCAGGACACCTTCGCTGACGAGGGTGGCGAGGACGTGGGCGGCGGCGACGACGGTGAGCCAGCGCAGCGTGCCCAGGCGGCGCTCCGCGGGGGCGTGGAAGACCGTGTAGAGCACGGCGTAGGGGAGCCATTCGCCGCCGTCGATCCAGAACGCGCTGCTGATCAGGACGCGTACGGGGTTCTGGGAGAGCTCGTGGATGTTGGTGGAGCGCTGGCGGAGGAAGTCCTCCTCGAAGGCCGGTGACATCTGGTGGACGATGACGGTGGTGACGAAGAGGGCCAGCAGCCAGACGTAGGTGCCGGGGGCGCTGCGGATCCATGAGCCGGCGCCGCGGAGCCACGTGACGGGGGCGGGGCGGGGCCGCGTGGGCGGGGCGGGGTGGCTCGAGGGCATATCCGATTGACGCACGCTCCTAGGATCGGGGCCGTGATTGACATTCCGGATGCGCTGATCGCCACTCAGTCCAAGTACAACGGTGCGGCCGGGCGGGCGTTCCTCGCCGCGTTGCCGGGGATGGCGGCGGAGTTCCTGGAGCGGTGGGGGCTGCGCCGGGACGGCGAGGCGTTGTACGGGGTGTGCGCGCTGGTGCTGCCGGTGGTGCGGGTGGCGGACGGGCGCCCGGCGGCGCTGAAGTTGCAGGCGGTGGACGCGGAGACGGCGGGGGAGCCGCTCGCGCTGCGGGTGTGGGGTGCGGCGTCGGCGGGTGCGGCGTCGGCGTGTGCGGTGGAGCTGCTGGACCACGACGCGGCGACGGGGACGATGCTGCTGGAGCGGCTGGACGGGCGCCGTTCCCTGTCGGGGGCGGCGGATGCACGGGAGGCGGTGCGGATCATCGCGGAGCTGCTGGCGGGGCTGACGGCGGTGCGGGCTCCGGCGGGGAGCGGTCTGCGGGGGCTTGTCGAGGCGGCGGCGCGGATGCTGGCGGCGGCGCCGGGGGCGGTGGGGCTGCTGGCGGACGAGGAGGAGCGGCGGCTGCTGGCGGACTGCGCGGCGGCGGTCCGGGAGGTGGCGGGGGAGCCGGGGGACCGGTTGCTGCACTGGGATCTGCACTTCGGCAACGTGCTGGCCGGGCGGGGCGGTCCGGCGGGGCAGGGGGCGCGGTGGGTGGCGATCGACCCGAAGCCGCTGGCCGGTGATCCGGGGTTCGAGCTGTTTCCGGCGCTGGTCAACCGGTTCGACGCGGAGGCGGTGGGGTGGCGGTTCGATCTGATGACGGAGGTGCTCGGTCTCGACCGGGGGCGGGCCCGTGCGTGGACGCTGGGGCGGGTGCTGCAGAACGCGTGCTGGGGCGCGGAGGACGGTGCGCGGCGGCTGGTGCCGGAGCAGGCCGAGATCGCGCGGCGGCTGCTGGGCCGGTAGCGGCGGGCGGCGCGGCACTGCTTACGCTGCCCCCATGATTCGTACCGCTACCGCCGCCGATGTCCCCGCCATCCACGCGATGGTCCGCGAGCTGGCCGACTACGAGAAGGCGCTGCACGAGGCGAACGCCACCGAGGAGCAGTTGCGCGAGGCGCTGTTCGGTGAGCGGCCCGCGGCGTTCGCGCACATCGCGGAGTCGGAGGAGGACGGTGAGGTGGTGGGCTTCGCGCTGTGGTTCCTGAACTTCTCCACATGGCGCGGGGTGCACGGCATCTATCTGGAGGACCTGTACGTGCGCCCGGACCGGCGGGGCGGCGGACACGGCAAGGCGCTGCTGGGTGAGCTGGCGCGGATCTGTGTGGAGCGCGGCTACGAGCGCCTGGAGTGGTCGGTGCTGGACTGGAACGCCCCGTCGATCGCGTTCTACGAGTCGCTGGGCGCCCGGCCGCAGGACGAGTGGACGGTGTACCGGCTGACGGACGGGGCGCTGGCGGAGCTGGGCGGGCGGTAGCGCCTCTCGTCCGGGCCGGGTTCGCGGGGCGGGCCGTAGGCAGGGCCTGTCGTCCGGATCAGGGGATGAGGACGACCTTGCCGGTGGTGCCGCGGGTCTCCAGGGCACGGTGGGCGGCGGCCGCCTCGGCGAGCGGGTAGCGCTGGACGGCGGGGCGCAGGCGGCCGGCCGCGGCCTCGGCGAGGGCGCGCGTCTCCATGGCGCGCAGGCCGCCGCCGCGCTGGACCATGGCGGGGCCGAGGACGTTCTGCGAGGTGATGGCGCGGGCGGTGAGTTCGTCCTCGGTGAAGGTGAGTGGCCTGCCGTCGTGGAGGTCCTGGCCGGACCAGCCGTAGACGATGTGCTGTCCGCCCTTGTCGAGGAGGTCGACGGCGGCGCGTGCGGTGGTGCCGCCGACGGAGTCGTAGACGACGGTGGCGCGGCGGCCGAGGGCGTCGAGGTGGGCACGGACCTGGCGGGGCCAGTCGGGGAGGGTGTAGTCGACGGCGAGGTCGGCGCCGTTGGCGCGGACGAGCCCGGTCTTGGCGGGTCCTCCGGCGAGGCCGATGACGTTGGCTCCGGCGTTCTTGGCGTACTGGACGAGCAGGGTGCCGATGCCGCCGGCCGCGGCGGTGACGAGGACGATCGACTCGGGTCCCAGCGGGGTGAATCCGAGGATGCCGAGGGTGGTGCGGCCGGTGCCGATCATCGCGACGGCCTCGGCGTAGTCGAGTCCGTCGGGTACGGGGTGGAGCTTGTCGGCCTCGGTGACGGTGAGTTCGGCATAGCCGCCGGGGGCGTTGCCGATGTGGGCGACGACGTGCCGGCCGAGCCAGTCGGGGTCGGTGCCCTCGCCGAGCGATTCGACGGTGCCGGCGATTTCGCGGCCGGGGACGGTGGGCAGCGGGGTGGGAGCGGGGTAAGGGCCGGTCATGCCCTCGCGCAGGGCGATGTCGAGCAGGTGTACGCCGGCGGCGCGGACGGCGATCCGGACCTGGCCGGGTCCGGGGACGGGGTCCTCGACGCGCTCGTAGGCGAGGTTCTCGGCGGGGCCGAAGGCGTGGAGGCGGACGGCGTGCATGGTGGGCTCCCCGGGGTGTCGGTGTTGGTGCCGGTGTCGGTTCCGGTGAGCCCACTCTTCGGCCTCAAGCGCGCTTGAGGTCAAGCGGTGTCCGGGAGGCGGAGGCGGAGGTGGCGGTCGAGGTGCGGTTGGCCGTGGTGCGGTGCTCGGTGGCCCGGAGGGCGAGGAGGGCCGCTTCGATGCCGCTGTTGAAGGAGACCTCGCTGAGCAGTCCGGGCGCGGCGACCTGGTCGCCCGCTAGGTAGACGCCGTTGCCCCGGTCGATGGCGGGGCGGTCGCGCCAGGTGGTGCCGGGGTGGTCGACGGCTCCGGTGCGGCCGGTGGCGAGGGCCTCGCGCCGCCACACGGTGCGCTCCCGCCAGCCCGGGTACCCGAGGTCGAGGAGTTCTTCGGCGCGGGCGGTTCCGGCGGACCGGGACTCGTCGGGGGCGATGGGGAACTGCCCCTGGAGGAGTTGTTCGCCCGCCGGGGCGAGGCTGTCGTCCTGCGCGGTGAACCGTTCGATCCAGCCGGGGGCGTCGAGGTCGGACACGGCGAACGCGTCGCCGCGCCGGGTGCGCAGGGCGAGGTCGATGAGGGCGGTGCGGCCGGAGGCCCAGGTGAGGGCGGGGTCGCGGAGGAGGGTGCGGGCGGCGTCCAGGGAGGTGGCGACGACGACCGGGCCGGTGCGGGCGAGGGCGTCGAGGGCGGCGGTGTCGATACGGGTCGCCGTCTCGATGCGGACGCCGAGGTTCCAGGCGCGGGACGCCATCCGGTCGATGATCTGCGCCCAGCCCCCGATCGGGTAGCGGGCCTCCGGCGGCAGCGCCCCGGCCCGGTGCAGCCGTTCCTGGACGAACGCGGCGGAGAGGCTGCCGGGGTCGTGGTGGAAGAGCGCGACGGCGGCGTAGTGGGCGGCGATGCGGGCGCCCTCCTCGCCGACCTGCGCGGTGGCCCAGGTACGGAAGTCGAGGTCGGCCGGGACCCGTGCGGCGCTGCGGCGGCTGAGCCGGAGGAGGGCGAGGGGCGGGGTGCGGCGCAGGGCGGAGCGGTGGCGGAAGCGGAGCCGGGTGGCTTCGAGGGGAGGGACGGCGGTGGTGGGGCCGAGGAGGTTGCGCCGGTCGAGCCAGGTCCAGTGGGGGCCGCGACGGTAGAGGGCGTGCGGTCCCTCGTTGGTGAGGTACGGGCCCTCCTCGGTGGTCCTGGCGCGTCCGCCGAGGGTGTGGTGGGCCTCGTGGACGGTCACCAGGGCGTCGGACTCGGCTGCGGTGATGGCTGCGGTGAATCCGGCGAGACCCCCGCCGATGATGTGGATGCGCTGCATGGTCCCCGTCTCCTTCGCTGGAGGTGCCTTCGCTGGAGGTGCCCTTCGCGTACATGACGGGTGGCGGGGCCGGGGTGTGACATCGGCGGGCGGGGCGTTGTCAGTGGGGTGCGTCACGATGGGGGGATGGTGCGCAGCAGCGGTAGTGGTCAGGGGAACGGCAGGGGCCGGGGCGGTAAGGACGGGGTCGCGGCGGCGCGGCGCCCGGAGGTGCGGCTTCCGCCGCTCGAACCGTACGGCGGCGAGGGCCTTGAGCCGGACGGGGATTACGACGGGGTGCGCTTCGAGTCCGTTGATCTGGCGGACGAGTCGGGCCCGGGTGCCCGGTTCATGGACTGTGCGCTGGAGGGCTGTGCGCTGGACCGTACGGAGCTGGTCAGGGCCCGTTTCATCGATTCGGTGCTGACGGGGGTACGGGGGGTGGGCACGGATCTCGCGGGGGCGTCGCTGCGTGACGTGGAGATCGTGGACGCGCGCCTGGGCGGGGTGCAGATGCACGGCGCGGTGCTGGAGCGGGTGCTGGTGCGGGGCGGGAAGATCGACTACCTGAATCTGCGGAAGGCGCGGCTGAAGGACGTGGTCTTCGAGGGCTGTGTGCTCTCCGAGCCGGATTTCGGTGGCGCGCAGCTGGACCGGGTGGAGTTCCGGGACTGTGTGCTGAAGCGGGCCGATTTCAGCGCGGTGCGGATGGAGTCGGTGGATCTGCGGACGGTCGCGGAGCTGGACATCGCGCGCGGGGTGGAGCGGCTGGCGGGTGCGGTGATCAGCCCGTCGCAGCTGATGGAGCTGGCTCCGGCGTTCGCGGCGCAGATCGGGGTGCGGGTGGAGGCGTGAAGCCGCCCCGAGGCCGGAAGGGGGCCGGTCAGAGGCGGGGGAAGCGGGCCTGGAGGTCCCAGACCACCGGGTTGTCCGCGAGGCCTTCGTGCATGTCGGAGAGGTCCGCGATCAGGTCGTGCAGGAAGTCGCGGGCCTCGCGGCGCAGCAGCGCGTGGTTGAAGGTGAGCGGTGCTTCCTCCGCGGGCATCCAGTCGGCCTCGACGTCGACCCAGCCGAAGCGGCGCTCGAAGAGCATCCGGTCGGACGATTCGGTGAAGTCGAGTTCCGCGAACTGGCGGCGGTGCGAGCGGTTGCCGCGCGGGTCGCGGTCGAGCTGCTCGACGATGTCGCACAGGGCCCAGGCGAAGTCGAGCACCGGCACCCATCCCCAGCCTGTGGATACCTCGCGGTCCTCCTTGGTGTCCGCGAGGTAGACGTCACCGGAGAACAGATCGTGGCGCAGGGCGTGGACGTCCGCCCGGCGGTAGTCGGTCTGCGGGGGATCGGGGAAGCGCCGGGAGAGGGAGTAGCCGATATCGAGCACGGTTCGATGGTGTCATGCCCGGCGTGTCGCTCCTGCCGGTGGAGGCGGCGGCGGTCACGCGGGGGACGCGTTGCCCCCGTCGGCCGTGGTGGCAGGGGTGGCCCCGTCGGCCGCGGCGGCGCGCCGGACGCAGTCGCGGAGCAGGGCGCGACGCCGCTCATGGACGTCATCGGGTTCCTGGCCGGTTGCCGCGTAGACGTTGCTGACCGGTGACCAGGCCATGGACATGGCGATGACCATGGCCATGATGTCGAACGGGTCGCCCGCGCGGACCCGCCCGGCGGCCTGCGCCTCGGCGATGGCCGTGAGCTTGTGGTCGTGGTAGTCCTCGCGGGTCTCGACGAGGTGCCCGTCGGGCCGGCGCTCCAGCCGTGTCCACGTCGCCAGCCGGATGAGGTCGGGGCGGCGCAGGTATTCGTCGTAGAGACGGACGGCCCAGTCCGCGAGATCGTCGGCGTCGATGGGCACGACGTTGGTGATGCGCTCCAGCGAGCTGAGGAAGATCGCGTCGAAGAGCCGTTCCTTGTCACCGAAGTAGGCGTAGAGCTGTGCCTTGTTGGTGCGCGCCGCCGCCACGATGCGTTCGATGCGCGCCCCGGCGATGCCGTGCTCGGCGAACTCTTCGGTGGCGGCGTCCAGGATGCGCTGGTAGGTCGCGGCGCCTCGCGAGGTCGGGGGCAGTTCCGGCATGACCGCACTCTATCAAACAGAACAGTTTGTTTGCTTTGGGGTGCGGACGCGCTTACGCTGCGACAGACAGAACAGTCTGTTTAAGGAGTCAGGTATGCGCATGACCACCGGATGGCAGGCGGCCGGCCCGACGGCGCTGCGGCGCGTGCCGCTGGCCCGCCGAGAACTGCGCCCGGACGACATCGCGGTGCGGGTCGACTACTGCGGCGTGTGCCACACCGACCTGCACGCCCTGACCGCCTACGACCCGGATGCGGAAGCGCCCCTGGTGCCCGGTCACGAGTTCACCGGTGTGGTGACCGGGGCCGGCCCCGAGGTGACCGCCTTCTCGGTCGGCGACCGGGTCGCGGTGGGCAACATCGTCGACTCGTGCGGCGCGTGCGCCATGTGTGAGGCCGGACAGGAGAATTTCTGCCACTCCTTCCCGACCCTGACCTACGGCGGCGCCGACCGGCAGGACGGCACGACCACCCTGGGCGGCTACTCCCGCGAGTACGTCGTGCGCGACGCCTTCGCCTACCCGCTCCCCTCCGGCCTCGACGCGGCCGCGGCCGCCCCGCTGATGTGCGCGGGCGTCACCGTCTGGGAACCTCTGCACTCCCTGGGCGTCGGCCCCGGCAGCCGAGTCGCCGTCGCCGGGCTGGGCGGCCTGGGGCACCTCGCGGTCAAGATGGCCGTGGCACTCGGCGCGACCACGACCGTCATCAGCCGCACCCAGGACAAGCGCGACGACGCCCGCAAGCTCGGCGCCCACGACCTCATCGCGTCCACGGACGCCGGGCGGATGGCCGAGGCGCGCGACACGTTCGACGTCGTCATCGACACCATCTCCGTCCCGCACGACCTCGCCCCGTATCTGAAGCTGGTGGCGATGGACGGCACCCTCAGCCTCCTCGGGTACCTGGGCCCCGTCACCGTCGAGGCCATGGACCTGCTCATCGGCCGCAAGAAGCTCAGCTCTGCGGGCAGCGGGGGCCGTCCGGCGACAGCCGAGATGCTCCGGTTCTGCGCCGACAACGGCATCGCCGCCGACGTCGAGGTGCTCCCGTCGGCACAGGTGGACACGGCCCTGGACCGCCTCCGGCGGAACGACGTCCGCTACCGCTTCGTGCTCGACATGTCCGACCTGGACTGATCCGACCTGGACTGGAGGGAATCGGCGCACGCGCGGGACGCCCAGTACTCCAGGACTCCAGGGGGTTGCATGGACGCCTTTCGCCTGACCAGGCCGGCAACGCGATCACAGGACGAGCATGAGTTTGCCGCCGGGGCGGCGGGACTGGCTGAGCTCGGCCGCTTCCTGGATCCGGTCGAGGGCGTAGGTGCGGGCGACCGGTACGACCAGGATGCCTTCGCCGGCGAGCCTGGCGAACTCGTTCATCTGGTCGTAGCGGATCTCGGTGGTGATCCGGACGCCCAGTTCGGCTGCGGCGGCGAAGTCCGAGACGGTGAGGACACGGTCGGGATCCCCGGTCAGCTCGATCAAGGCCGGTAGCGAGCCGCCGGCCGGACTGGGCCGGTCGGCGCGGTCGATCCGGCCCCCGGTCGGCGCGGTGTCCAGGGCACGGTCCACGGGGCCCGGGGTCAGTGCGCTGACGCGTTCGGCCATGCCCTCGCCGTAGGTGGTCACCTGGGCGCCGATCCCTTCCAGGGCGGCGGCCCGAGTCGGCCCGGCTGTGGCGATCACCCGAATACCCCGGTGCAGCGCGAAGCGCACCGCCGCCTCGCCCACGGTGGTGCCCGCGCCGTGGACGAGCAGCAGCTCACCCGGCTGGACGCCGAGGTCGTCGAGCGCGCGCCACGCCGTCTCGGCCGCCATCGGCAGCGCGGCGGCCTGCTCGGCGGTCACGCCCTCGGGAATGTGTGCCCAGGCCGGCATCAGCGCGTACTCGGCGGCGCCGGCCGTCGGGCCGTCGAAGGTGGCCGGGCCGAACACGCGGTCGCCGACCTGGACGCCGGTGACACCCTCGCCGAGCGCGTCGACGGTGCCCGCGACCTCAAGGCCGAGCCCGCGCGGCAGCGGCGGCAGATGGTCGGCGAGGAGACCGTCGACGACGTGCCAGTCGGCCGGTGTCAGGCCGCATGCCCGCACGGCGATCCGGATCTGGCCGGGTCCCGGCTCCGGCTGTGGGACGTCGCGGAGCACGATCACGTCGGGGGAACCGAACCGGTCGAATTGCAGAGCCTTCATGACGATCTCCCAGCTGATGACAGCATCTGTTGTCATTGACCGTACCAGCTGATGACAGCTCCTGTTGTCGTACTCTGGTGGGTATGCCACGATGGGAATCCGATGCACAGGGCCGGCTCGAACGCGCGGCGCTCGAACTGTTCGAGACGCAGGGGTTCGAGCGCACCTCGGTCGCGCAGATCGCAGGCGCCGCCGGTCTGAAGGAGCGTTCCTTCTACCGCTACTTCCCCGACAAGCGGGAAGTCCTCTTCGCCGGCAACGAACTTGAGGCCCACCTCGTCGCCCAGGTCGAGGCGGCCGACCCGGGCCTCACCCCGATCGAGGCGCTGCTGACCGCACTGGGCACCGCCGAGGAGATCTTCCGCCCACGCGAGTTCCTGCTGCGCCGGGGAAGAGTGATCGCCGCCAACCCGGCACTGGCCGAGCGCGATCTGATCAAGCTCGCCGACATCGCCGACGCGCTGGCGCCGGCGCTCGAACGCCGCGGCGTCGAGCCCGGCAAAGCGCGCTTCATCATCGACATGGTGCTGGCGATCCACCGGCGCGCCATGCCCCGCTGGCTCGCCGAGCCGGACACCACCCTCGCTCAGCTCATGGCCCAGGCCACCGCCGAACTGCGCGAAGTGGTCGCGCCGCCGGCTCCGACGGTCCGTTGAGTCGGCCGCAGAAGAGGAGCAGCGCCCACCGGGCCCACCGCGACCCACCCCAGCGGGATCGGCTGGGGCGAGTTCAGTCACAGGGGTCGACAGTAGGGCGCGCGACCGGCGTGTAAAGCACGCTTTACATATGAGGAACAGGGTCAGAGAACTGCGGTCTGTGCAGGGGCTCTCGCGGCGGGTCCGTGGGGGTGCTGCGCCAGCGGATGTGAGCACCAGACCGGCGCGGCATGATCCGCCGGTCACCCCCTAACCGCAGCTCACGCTCGGGGCTCAAGCGTCGAGTTCCGAGCGCTCTTTCAGTGGAATGGGTGGAGGGATTGAATGCCCACCCGCCCTCCCTGCCTTGAGGGTTGACTTTTCGCGATCGACTTGCCACGGAGGGTAGCCGCGCTCTAGCGTCAGCAGAACCAAGACGGCCCCCGTCGGTGCAGAAACACCTAACGGGGGCCTGACCACTTCGATCGTCAGGACCGATCTGATGGCTGTCAGCCAGCTTAGTGCTGCCCCCTCTTCTGTGGCCGTACCCCGGCCCACGCTTGATCACCCGATGGTCAGTCCCGGGTACGGCAAGCGTTCGGCGCCCGGTCAACGTCCGCGCACCGAGCACGATTTCGCCCACCTCCTGCCCCGTGACGCCGCCGTCGCCGCGTACATCGACGGCCTGTGCGACGGTGCCGACATCTCCGTGAAGACCCTCGCCAAGACGCTCCCGTACGGCCAGTGCGCCCTGCGCACCACGCTCAACCGGCTCCAGGAAGCGGGTCACCTGCGCCGGGGCAGCGAGTGCATCGCGACGGAGGAGGCGCTGCTCTGGGTCACCCGGACGTTCTTCTCCCGCACCTGGCACGACGACGACTGGTGGGACACCTTCATCCGGGGCGACGTACCGCAAGAGCAGGCGCGGGCAGCCCAACGTCCGACCCGTTCGAGGTCGTTCATCCTGCTGGCCGCCCTCGGACGCAACACACCCGCCCTCACCCTCTCGCAGGCGGACTGCGTGGCCCTGGAACCACAGGTCACCGAGTGGTTCGAGCGCGGCGCCACCGAACCGGAAGTCCTGCACGCCCTCACCGAAGGCCTGCCCCCACGCATCCACCACGCCGCCGCACTCCTCCGCCGACGCCTGCACGACAAGCTGCCGCCCGTCCGCGAAGCCTCCCCCACCCCCCGCGTCGTCCTGCGCACCCTGGAATGCCGCGAATGCCGCGCCCCCGGCAACGCGTCAGCCATGCCCGGCGGACTCTGCACCACCTGCCGAGGCACCACCCCCGCCACCCCCAACGGCCCCGTCGGTGCCGTACCCGACCACGGCGTACGAGCCAGGATGAGCGCCGTACGCGCCGGACTCGTACCCCGCGCCGAGCGCGGACACCGGTGACGCCGGACG includes these proteins:
- a CDS encoding NAD(P)/FAD-dependent oxidoreductase, with the translated sequence MSTVSTANGGISFWYADQGTPLPREPLPGDAAADICIIGGGYTGLWTAYYLKKAVPFLNITVLEAKFCGYGASGRNGGWLYNGVAGRDRYAKLHGHEAAVRLQKSMNDTVAEVIRVADEEKIDADIHRGGVLEVACTPAQLARLKDFHSVEIAFGETDRTLHGARETAERVRVTGAIGSSWTPHGARLHPAKLVKGLADVVEALGVTIHESTPVTEIKPKHAVTPYGTVRAPYILRCTEGFTSGIKGEKRTWLPMNSSMIVTEPLPESLWETIGWNGRETLGDMAHAYLYAQRTADDRIALGGRGVPYRYGSATDNDGRTQPATIEALRDLLVRLFPTTAGTRIAHAWSGVLGVPRDWCATVTLDRSTGLGWAGGYVGSGVATTNLAARTLRDLIQQDSGQGGPTELTALPWANHKVRRWEPEPLRWLGVHSMYAAYRAADRRELTSPRTGTDPIAKIADRLAGRG
- a CDS encoding rhomboid-like protein — translated: MPSSHPAPPTRPRPAPVTWLRGAGSWIRSAPGTYVWLLALFVTTVIVHQMSPAFEEDFLRQRSTNIHELSQNPVRVLISSAFWIDGGEWLPYAVLYTVFHAPAERRLGTLRWLTVVAAAHVLATLVSEGVLAWAIRHGHAPGTAANTLDVGVSYALAGVVTVLTYYIPRPWRYVYLFAVLVIYGVPLVTGATFTDVGHFTAALIGLACYPLTRRHHETKRAPAQ
- a CDS encoding aminoglycoside phosphotransferase family protein, translating into MIDIPDALIATQSKYNGAAGRAFLAALPGMAAEFLERWGLRRDGEALYGVCALVLPVVRVADGRPAALKLQAVDAETAGEPLALRVWGAASAGAASACAVELLDHDAATGTMLLERLDGRRSLSGAADAREAVRIIAELLAGLTAVRAPAGSGLRGLVEAAARMLAAAPGAVGLLADEEERRLLADCAAAVREVAGEPGDRLLHWDLHFGNVLAGRGGPAGQGARWVAIDPKPLAGDPGFELFPALVNRFDAEAVGWRFDLMTEVLGLDRGRARAWTLGRVLQNACWGAEDGARRLVPEQAEIARRLLGR
- a CDS encoding N-acetyltransferase family protein, with product MIRTATAADVPAIHAMVRELADYEKALHEANATEEQLREALFGERPAAFAHIAESEEDGEVVGFALWFLNFSTWRGVHGIYLEDLYVRPDRRGGGHGKALLGELARICVERGYERLEWSVLDWNAPSIAFYESLGARPQDEWTVYRLTDGALAELGGR
- a CDS encoding zinc-binding dehydrogenase, encoding MHAVRLHAFGPAENLAYERVEDPVPGPGQVRIAVRAAGVHLLDIALREGMTGPYPAPTPLPTVPGREIAGTVESLGEGTDPDWLGRHVVAHIGNAPGGYAELTVTEADKLHPVPDGLDYAEAVAMIGTGRTTLGILGFTPLGPESIVLVTAAAGGIGTLLVQYAKNAGANVIGLAGGPAKTGLVRANGADLAVDYTLPDWPRQVRAHLDALGRRATVVYDSVGGTTARAAVDLLDKGGQHIVYGWSGQDLHDGRPLTFTEDELTARAITSQNVLGPAMVQRGGGLRAMETRALAEAAAGRLRPAVQRYPLAEAAAAHRALETRGTTGKVVLIP
- a CDS encoding NAD(P)-binding protein, with the protein product MQRIHIIGGGLAGFTAAITAAESDALVTVHEAHHTLGGRARTTEEGPYLTNEGPHALYRRGPHWTWLDRRNLLGPTTAVPPLEATRLRFRHRSALRRTPPLALLRLSRRSAARVPADLDFRTWATAQVGEEGARIAAHYAAVALFHHDPGSLSAAFVQERLHRAGALPPEARYPIGGWAQIIDRMASRAWNLGVRIETATRIDTAALDALARTGPVVVATSLDAARTLLRDPALTWASGRTALIDLALRTRRGDAFAVSDLDAPGWIERFTAQDDSLAPAGEQLLQGQFPIAPDESRSAGTARAEELLDLGYPGWRERTVWRREALATGRTGAVDHPGTTWRDRPAIDRGNGVYLAGDQVAAPGLLSEVSFNSGIEAALLALRATEHRTTANRTSTATSASASRTPLDLKRA
- a CDS encoding pentapeptide repeat-containing protein, which encodes MVRSSGSGQGNGRGRGGKDGVAAARRPEVRLPPLEPYGGEGLEPDGDYDGVRFESVDLADESGPGARFMDCALEGCALDRTELVRARFIDSVLTGVRGVGTDLAGASLRDVEIVDARLGGVQMHGAVLERVLVRGGKIDYLNLRKARLKDVVFEGCVLSEPDFGGAQLDRVEFRDCVLKRADFSAVRMESVDLRTVAELDIARGVERLAGAVISPSQLMELAPAFAAQIGVRVEA
- a CDS encoding TetR family transcriptional regulator: MPELPPTSRGAATYQRILDAATEEFAEHGIAGARIERIVAAARTNKAQLYAYFGDKERLFDAIFLSSLERITNVVPIDADDLADWAVRLYDEYLRRPDLIRLATWTRLERRPDGHLVETREDYHDHKLTAIAEAQAAGRVRAGDPFDIMAMVIAMSMAWSPVSNVYAATGQEPDDVHERRRALLRDCVRRAAAADGATPATTADGGNASPA
- a CDS encoding NAD(P)-dependent alcohol dehydrogenase; the encoded protein is MRMTTGWQAAGPTALRRVPLARRELRPDDIAVRVDYCGVCHTDLHALTAYDPDAEAPLVPGHEFTGVVTGAGPEVTAFSVGDRVAVGNIVDSCGACAMCEAGQENFCHSFPTLTYGGADRQDGTTTLGGYSREYVVRDAFAYPLPSGLDAAAAAPLMCAGVTVWEPLHSLGVGPGSRVAVAGLGGLGHLAVKMAVALGATTTVISRTQDKRDDARKLGAHDLIASTDAGRMAEARDTFDVVIDTISVPHDLAPYLKLVAMDGTLSLLGYLGPVTVEAMDLLIGRKKLSSAGSGGRPATAEMLRFCADNGIAADVEVLPSAQVDTALDRLRRNDVRYRFVLDMSDLD
- a CDS encoding NADP-dependent oxidoreductase; protein product: MKALQFDRFGSPDVIVLRDVPQPEPGPGQIRIAVRACGLTPADWHVVDGLLADHLPPLPRGLGLEVAGTVDALGEGVTGVQVGDRVFGPATFDGPTAGAAEYALMPAWAHIPEGVTAEQAAALPMAAETAWRALDDLGVQPGELLLVHGAGTTVGEAAVRFALHRGIRVIATAGPTRAAALEGIGAQVTTYGEGMAERVSALTPGPVDRALDTAPTGGRIDRADRPSPAGGSLPALIELTGDPDRVLTVSDFAAAAELGVRITTEIRYDQMNEFARLAGEGILVVPVARTYALDRIQEAAELSQSRRPGGKLMLVL